The following are encoded together in the Flavobacterium haoranii genome:
- a CDS encoding efflux RND transporter periplasmic adaptor subunit yields the protein MAKRFFMLLSLCSVIVLTSCQSKKEEKEEIAKFLVTSPIQKDTLISRKYVSQIHSIRHIELRALERGYLQKIFVDEGQAVKLGQPMFKIMPNVYESELQIAQAEAQTAAIEYKNTKLLADKNVVSQNELALAKAKLEKANSEVRLSQTHLGFTNINAPFAGIMDHLHVREGSLLEEGELLTTLSDNSKMWVYFNVPEAEYLTYMISKAKNEPLKVDLEMANGQFFNHEGIVETIEGEFDNETGNIAFRATFDNPDRLLRHGETGNVIVKNPYKNAILIPQKATFEVLDKKFVFVVDKNNVVHQKEITIAKEELPYLFIVTKGLTPNDRILLEGIRKVKNGEKIEVDFQKPEKVLSSLELYAE from the coding sequence AGTTTTAACAAGCTGCCAATCTAAAAAAGAAGAAAAAGAAGAAATTGCTAAATTCTTAGTAACAAGTCCAATACAAAAAGATACATTAATTTCAAGAAAATATGTATCTCAAATACATTCAATTCGTCATATCGAATTAAGAGCTTTAGAAAGAGGTTATTTACAAAAAATATTTGTAGATGAAGGACAAGCGGTAAAATTAGGTCAGCCCATGTTTAAAATTATGCCGAATGTATATGAGTCTGAGTTACAAATTGCTCAAGCTGAAGCTCAAACTGCAGCAATTGAATATAAAAACACAAAATTACTTGCAGATAAAAATGTTGTATCTCAAAACGAATTAGCTTTAGCTAAAGCAAAATTAGAAAAAGCAAATTCAGAGGTTAGATTATCTCAAACACATTTAGGTTTTACAAATATTAATGCTCCATTTGCTGGAATTATGGACCATTTACATGTAAGAGAAGGAAGTTTATTAGAAGAAGGTGAATTATTAACAACACTTTCAGATAATAGCAAAATGTGGGTTTATTTTAATGTTCCAGAAGCGGAATATTTAACTTACATGATAAGTAAAGCTAAAAATGAACCTTTAAAAGTAGATTTAGAGATGGCTAATGGTCAATTCTTTAATCATGAAGGAATTGTAGAAACAATTGAAGGAGAATTTGATAACGAAACTGGTAACATTGCATTTAGAGCAACGTTTGATAATCCTGATAGATTATTAAGACACGGGGAAACAGGTAATGTTATAGTTAAAAATCCATATAAAAATGCAATTTTAATTCCTCAAAAAGCAACTTTTGAAGTATTAGATAAAAAATTTGTTTTTGTTGTAGATAAAAATAATGTAGTACACCAAAAAGAAATTACAATTGCTAAAGAGGAACTTCCTTATCTTTTTATTGTTACTAAAGGTTTAACACCTAATGATAGAATTCTTTTAGAGGGAATACGTAAGGTTAAAAATGGAGAAAAAATTGAAGTTGATTTCCAGAAACCTGAAAAAGTATTGTCTTCTTTAGAGCTTTATGCTGAATAA